A genomic region of Candidatus Eisenbacteria bacterium contains the following coding sequences:
- a CDS encoding nuclear transport factor 2 family protein yields the protein MDNDTTPSDREELLALLDRIRAAWTEGPIEILDEVFHERMVIAGPGMVPLGEGREACVRSYRDFLARARVRAYEQFDPVASVFGDTAVASYRYVIAFELEGRLFREKGRDLFVFAREEGRWRAVWRTLLPEPETERAAAPRKEADRET from the coding sequence ATGGACAACGATACGACGCCCTCGGACCGCGAAGAGCTGCTCGCTCTTCTCGATAGGATCCGCGCCGCCTGGACCGAGGGTCCCATCGAGATTCTCGACGAGGTCTTCCACGAGCGCATGGTGATCGCCGGCCCGGGGATGGTCCCCCTCGGCGAGGGACGGGAGGCCTGCGTACGCAGCTACCGGGATTTCCTCGCGCGCGCGCGGGTCCGCGCCTACGAGCAGTTCGACCCCGTGGCGAGCGTTTTCGGCGACACGGCGGTCGCCTCGTACCGTTACGTGATCGCCTTCGAGCTGGAAGGACGGCTCTTTCGAGAAAAGGGGCGCGATCTCTTCGTCTTCGCCCGCGAGGAGGGGCGATGGCGCGCGGTCTGGCGCACCCTTCTTCCCGAACCGGAAACGGAGCGCGCCGCCGCGCCGCGAAAGGAGGCGGATCGTGAGACGTGA
- a CDS encoding DUF1028 domain-containing protein, with protein sequence MGNTALLALAFSSAVAAAASAARPGPPFRPVATYSIVARDAATGEMGVAVQSHWFSVGSVVPWAEPGVGAVATQSFVEPSYGPLGLERMRSGAAAAEALDALVAADEDREVRQVAMIDAHGRVAVHTGRKCIVHAGHRAGEGYSAQANLMENAGVPEAMARAYENAAGDLADRLLAALEAAEGEGGDIRGRQSAAILIVSGEKSDRPWEGRLFDLRVEDHPDPVGELRRLVRFKRAYRMLNDGDERLTREDVDGALSAYRGALSLIGDDETNGEAPFWVGTTLASIGRVDEALPYLRRAVALDPRWAVTLAHLPAAGLLPDDPAWIEGLIRRMEAEE encoded by the coding sequence ATGGGAAACACCGCGCTTCTCGCCCTCGCCTTCTCGTCCGCCGTCGCGGCGGCCGCTTCCGCGGCGCGTCCGGGGCCGCCGTTCCGGCCGGTGGCGACCTACTCCATCGTCGCCCGGGACGCGGCCACGGGCGAGATGGGCGTAGCGGTGCAGTCCCACTGGTTCTCCGTCGGCTCGGTGGTCCCCTGGGCGGAGCCGGGCGTCGGCGCGGTCGCCACACAATCCTTCGTGGAGCCCTCCTACGGACCCCTCGGCCTGGAACGGATGCGCTCCGGCGCCGCGGCCGCGGAGGCGCTCGATGCGCTCGTCGCCGCCGACGAGGACCGGGAGGTGCGCCAGGTGGCGATGATCGACGCGCACGGCCGCGTGGCGGTCCACACGGGAAGGAAATGCATCGTTCACGCCGGCCATCGTGCCGGCGAAGGATACTCGGCCCAGGCGAACCTGATGGAGAACGCCGGTGTCCCGGAGGCGATGGCCCGCGCGTATGAAAACGCCGCCGGCGACCTGGCCGATCGCCTTCTCGCCGCGCTCGAAGCGGCCGAGGGGGAAGGGGGGGATATCCGGGGCCGTCAGTCCGCGGCGATCCTGATCGTCTCGGGCGAGAAGAGCGACCGTCCCTGGGAGGGGCGCCTGTTCGATTTACGTGTCGAGGACCACCCGGACCCGGTGGGCGAGCTGCGCCGCCTCGTCCGCTTCAAGCGCGCCTACCGGATGCTGAACGACGGCGACGAGCGGCTCACGCGTGAGGACGTGGACGGCGCGCTGAGCGCCTATCGGGGCGCGCTCTCACTCATAGGCGACGACGAGACGAACGGGGAAGCCCCCTTCTGGGTCGGCACGACCCTCGCGTCGATCGGCCGTGTCGACGAGGCGCTTCCCTACCTCCGGCGGGCGGTCGCGCTCGACCCGCGATGGGCGGTTACGCTCGCCCATCTCCCCGCGGCGGGACTGCTTCCGGACGACCCGGCGTGGATCGAGGGGCTGATCCGCCGGATGGAAGCGGAGGAGTGA
- a CDS encoding asparaginase, with protein MLAAAAAWGGAPEKPRVVILATGGTIAGRSVSAVEGTYRPAELPVEELLAAVPEIDGLARVTGEQLCQVASQDMTVDLWIRIARRVDELLRREDVDGVVITHGTDTMEETAWFLHLTVRTDEPIVLTGAMRPPGSLGADGALNLYNAVAVAASPESRGKGALLVMNDAIHGAREATKRHTTRADAFASPLFGPLGTVHYGDVVFYRESTRRHTASSAFDIREIDALPEAAILYGHAGFDTTLIDRVLETGARGIVFAGTGNGNPSAPAVRALARASSSGAAIVRSSRTGAGAVTLHAEVDDEALGFAVAGDLNPQKSRILLMLALTRAGDVRAIQEYFFMY; from the coding sequence CTGCTCGCCGCCGCGGCGGCTTGGGGCGGGGCGCCGGAGAAGCCGCGCGTCGTGATTCTCGCCACGGGCGGCACCATCGCCGGCCGAAGCGTCTCGGCCGTGGAGGGGACCTACCGTCCCGCCGAGCTACCGGTGGAGGAACTGCTCGCCGCGGTGCCCGAAATCGACGGACTCGCCCGGGTGACCGGCGAGCAGCTGTGCCAAGTCGCGAGCCAGGACATGACCGTCGACCTGTGGATCCGAATCGCGCGCCGCGTCGATGAACTCCTCCGCCGGGAGGACGTGGACGGTGTCGTGATCACCCACGGCACGGACACGATGGAGGAGACCGCCTGGTTCCTGCATCTCACCGTGCGGACCGACGAGCCGATCGTGCTGACCGGCGCCATGCGGCCGCCCGGGTCGCTCGGCGCCGACGGCGCGCTCAACCTCTACAACGCCGTGGCGGTCGCCGCGTCGCCGGAATCGCGCGGGAAGGGGGCTCTCCTCGTCATGAACGACGCGATCCACGGCGCCCGGGAGGCGACCAAGCGGCACACGACCCGCGCCGACGCCTTCGCGTCCCCGCTCTTCGGTCCTCTCGGAACGGTCCATTACGGCGACGTCGTTTTCTACAGGGAGTCGACCCGCCGTCACACGGCGTCGAGCGCCTTCGACATACGGGAGATCGACGCCCTGCCGGAGGCGGCGATCCTCTACGGGCACGCCGGCTTCGACACGACTCTCATCGATCGGGTCCTCGAGACGGGGGCGCGGGGGATCGTATTCGCCGGGACGGGGAACGGGAACCCGAGCGCGCCGGCGGTGAGGGCGTTGGCGCGGGCGTCCTCCTCCGGCGCGGCGATCGTGCGGAGTTCCCGGACCGGGGCCGGGGCGGTCACTCTCCACGCCGAGGTGGACGACGAGGCGCTCGGGTTCGCCGTCGCCGGCGACCTGAACCCGCAGAAGAGCCGGATCCTGCTCATGCTCGCGCTCACCCGCGCCGGCGACGTTCGCGCGATACAGGAATATTTCTTCATGTATTGA